In Dehalococcoidia bacterium, a single window of DNA contains:
- a CDS encoding alpha/beta fold hydrolase produces the protein MRRAVSDMAANATIYIFGDCTLDTGLYELRRSGERVPVEPQVFDLLVYLVENHERVVTKDELIGQIWPDRYISDGALNTRLMSARRAVGDNGEEQRVIRTLPRRGYRWIADVEVSVAGARPDASPDVIAGAHDAQLTQRIEFCRAADGVRIAYARSGEGPPLVKAANWLSHLDFDWNSPVWRHWMQELSRGHTLVRYDERGCGLSDWDVPDFTIDAWVRDLEAVVDAAGVERFALLGISQGAAVAITYAVRHPERVSHLVLCGAYSRGWNASARSREELDERQALLTLTREGWGRDNPAYRQIFASFFIPGASGEQVRWFNDLCRISTSPENAVRFMEEFSRIDVDDLLPRVTAPTLVLHARNETRAPFEEGRKIASIIPGARFVPLESANHILLEEEPAWGVFQAEVRRFLATTA, from the coding sequence GTGAGGCGCGCGGTATCTGACATGGCGGCCAACGCGACGATCTACATATTCGGCGATTGCACGCTCGATACCGGGCTGTATGAGCTTCGACGTTCCGGCGAGCGCGTGCCGGTTGAACCGCAGGTGTTCGACCTGCTCGTCTATCTCGTCGAGAATCACGAGCGCGTCGTGACGAAGGACGAACTGATCGGGCAGATCTGGCCCGATCGCTACATCTCCGACGGAGCGCTGAACACGCGACTCATGTCCGCGCGTCGAGCCGTCGGCGACAACGGCGAGGAACAACGGGTGATCCGCACGCTGCCTCGCCGTGGTTATCGTTGGATCGCCGATGTCGAAGTCTCGGTCGCGGGCGCTCGCCCGGATGCGTCACCCGACGTCATCGCTGGCGCGCATGACGCACAGTTGACCCAGCGGATCGAGTTTTGCCGTGCCGCCGATGGCGTGCGCATCGCCTATGCGCGATCGGGCGAGGGGCCACCGCTGGTCAAGGCGGCGAACTGGCTCAGTCACCTCGACTTCGACTGGAACAGCCCCGTGTGGCGCCATTGGATGCAAGAGTTGTCGCGTGGGCACACGCTCGTTCGCTACGACGAACGCGGCTGCGGCTTGTCTGACTGGGATGTGCCCGATTTCACCATCGATGCGTGGGTGCGCGATCTGGAAGCGGTCGTCGACGCGGCGGGCGTCGAGCGCTTCGCGCTGCTCGGGATCTCGCAGGGGGCGGCCGTAGCGATCACGTACGCGGTGCGGCACCCCGAGCGCGTGAGCCATCTCGTCCTCTGCGGGGCGTACTCCCGCGGCTGGAACGCGAGCGCACGATCACGTGAGGAACTGGACGAACGCCAGGCGCTCCTCACGCTCACACGCGAAGGCTGGGGGCGCGACAATCCGGCCTATCGCCAGATCTTTGCGTCGTTTTTCATCCCGGGTGCTAGCGGCGAACAGGTCCGCTGGTTCAACGATCTGTGTCGCATCTCGACGTCGCCGGAGAACGCCGTGCGTTTCATGGAGGAGTTCTCACGCATCGACGTCGACGACCTGCTGCCGCGTGTAACAGCACCCACGCTGGTCCTCCACGCGCGCAATGAAACGCGCGCGCCGTTCGAGGAGGGCCGCAAGATCGCGTCGATCATCCCCGGTGCCCGCTTCGTGCCGCTCGAGTCGGCGAACCACATCCTCCTTGAGGAGGAACCCGCGTGGGGCGTCTTCCAGGCAGAGGTGCGGCGGTTCCTGGCGACTACCGCGTGA
- a CDS encoding alpha/beta hydrolase — protein sequence MNTHTVTGGNQLKLHVEEAGPADAPSILFIHGFSQCGLAWRRQIDSELASRFRLVAMDLRGHGQSEKPADAYGDARLWAEDVHAVIGALDLKQPVLVGWSYGGFVICDYLRYYGDHDVSGINFIGAATKISQETAPAILGSDFLSLLPGFFSHDTDETIATLVTFAGICTHRQLDRGEFYLTLGFSALVPPAVRLGLLSRTIDNDDLLPKLRVPVVISHGERDRIVHAQVARDHAALIPNAELSMYADAGHAVFLDDAGRFNRELARFVDASSGVGAGLPTRGAGAHSTAADM from the coding sequence ATGAACACGCACACAGTCACGGGCGGGAACCAACTGAAGCTCCACGTTGAGGAAGCTGGGCCTGCCGACGCTCCATCGATCCTCTTCATCCACGGATTTTCGCAGTGCGGCCTCGCGTGGCGCCGCCAAATCGACTCCGAACTGGCCAGCCGGTTTCGGCTCGTCGCCATGGACCTTCGGGGCCACGGCCAGTCGGAGAAGCCTGCCGACGCGTATGGCGATGCACGCCTGTGGGCGGAGGACGTCCACGCCGTGATCGGGGCGCTCGATCTGAAGCAACCCGTGCTCGTCGGCTGGTCGTATGGAGGTTTTGTGATCTGCGACTACCTGCGCTACTACGGCGATCACGACGTCAGCGGCATCAACTTCATCGGTGCGGCTACGAAGATCTCGCAGGAGACGGCACCAGCCATCCTTGGAAGCGACTTCTTGTCGCTGCTGCCGGGCTTTTTCTCGCACGACACCGATGAGACGATCGCAACGCTCGTGACGTTTGCAGGGATCTGCACGCATCGTCAATTGGACCGTGGCGAGTTCTACCTGACGCTGGGATTCAGCGCTCTCGTGCCGCCCGCCGTGCGCCTGGGCCTGCTCTCGCGGACGATCGACAACGACGATCTGCTGCCAAAGCTGCGCGTGCCGGTGGTCATCAGCCACGGCGAACGCGACCGCATTGTGCATGCGCAAGTCGCGCGCGATCACGCGGCGCTCATCCCGAACGCAGAGCTGTCGATGTACGCGGACGCCGGGCACGCAGTCTTCCTGGATGATGCAGGCCGATTCAACCGGGAGCTTGCGCGCTTCGTTGATGCATCGTCGGGCGTCGGCGCGGGATTGCCTACTCGCGGTGCGGGCGCCCATTCTACTGCGGCTGATATGTGA
- the oxc gene encoding oxalyl-CoA decarboxylase, whose translation MAEVDGATLIARSLKQHGVQYMFGIVGVPVVPIAFAAQREGITYIGMRHEQSASYAAQAVGYLTGRPGACLVVSGPGMTNAISGIANAWSNRWPMILLGGASDISQHGMGAFQEAPQVEAARIWCKYSAAIDRVDKIPYFIEQAVRTSIYGRPGPVYLDLPGDIIGGMIDEERAPQRPPLADPPRTFADPASVDAAVAALKSAERPLVIVGKGAAYARAEDEVRAFIESTQLPFLASPMGKGVMPDDHPLSVGAARSHALQNADLVFLMGARLNWIMHFGLPPRFNPDVRVVQMDIAPEEIGTNVPAEVALVGDAKAITGQINAVLRDAPWQFGAENTWRTGIAKKVEENQAQTAPLFEDDSVPMNYYRVLREIRDMLPRDAIIASEGANTMDIGRTVLPNFLPRHRLDAGTFGTMGVGLSFAIAAQAVHPGKRVVAVEGDSAFGFSGMEVEVACRYNMPITFIILNNNGISGGPSTIDPNRPVLPVAYVPQARYERVIEAFGGEGYFVETPEQLRPALEQAFASGRPNVVNIMISAQAGRKPQQFGWLTR comes from the coding sequence ATGGCAGAGGTCGACGGCGCGACGCTCATCGCGCGCAGCCTGAAGCAGCACGGCGTGCAGTACATGTTCGGGATCGTCGGCGTGCCCGTCGTGCCGATCGCGTTCGCCGCGCAGCGCGAGGGCATCACGTACATCGGCATGCGGCACGAGCAGTCGGCGTCGTACGCCGCGCAGGCCGTCGGTTACCTGACGGGGCGGCCGGGGGCGTGCCTCGTCGTATCGGGCCCGGGCATGACGAACGCGATCTCGGGCATCGCCAACGCGTGGTCAAACCGCTGGCCGATGATCCTGCTCGGCGGCGCGTCGGACATTTCGCAGCACGGCATGGGCGCGTTCCAGGAAGCGCCGCAAGTCGAAGCGGCGCGCATCTGGTGCAAGTACTCAGCCGCTATCGACCGTGTCGACAAGATCCCGTACTTCATCGAGCAGGCAGTGCGCACGTCGATCTATGGGCGGCCGGGGCCCGTCTACCTCGACCTGCCCGGCGACATCATCGGCGGCATGATCGACGAGGAGCGGGCGCCGCAGCGGCCGCCGCTGGCGGATCCGCCGCGGACCTTCGCCGATCCGGCGTCGGTCGATGCCGCTGTGGCGGCGCTGAAGAGCGCCGAGCGGCCGCTGGTGATCGTCGGCAAGGGCGCCGCGTACGCGCGCGCCGAAGATGAAGTGCGTGCGTTCATCGAGTCGACGCAGTTGCCGTTCCTGGCATCGCCGATGGGCAAGGGCGTGATGCCGGACGACCATCCGCTGTCCGTCGGCGCCGCGCGGTCGCACGCGCTGCAGAACGCCGATCTGGTGTTCCTGATGGGCGCGCGGCTGAACTGGATCATGCACTTCGGGTTGCCGCCGCGCTTCAACCCCGACGTGCGCGTCGTGCAGATGGACATCGCACCCGAGGAGATCGGCACGAACGTGCCGGCGGAAGTGGCGCTGGTGGGCGATGCGAAAGCGATCACGGGGCAGATCAACGCGGTGCTGCGCGATGCGCCGTGGCAGTTCGGCGCCGAGAACACGTGGCGCACCGGCATCGCGAAGAAGGTCGAAGAGAACCAGGCGCAGACCGCGCCCCTGTTCGAGGACGACTCCGTGCCGATGAACTACTACCGCGTGCTGCGCGAGATCCGCGACATGCTGCCGAGAGACGCGATCATCGCCAGCGAAGGCGCCAACACGATGGACATCGGCCGGACCGTGCTGCCGAACTTCCTGCCGCGGCATCGCCTCGACGCGGGCACGTTTGGCACGATGGGCGTCGGGCTTTCGTTCGCGATCGCCGCGCAGGCGGTACACCCGGGCAAGCGCGTCGTGGCGGTCGAGGGCGACTCGGCGTTCGGGTTCAGCGGCATGGAGGTGGAGGTGGCGTGCCGGTACAACATGCCGATCACGTTCATCATTCTCAATAACAACGGCATCAGCGGCGGCCCCAGCACGATCGACCCGAACCGGCCGGTGCTGCCCGTCGCGTACGTGCCGCAAGCGCGGTACGAGCGGGTGATCGAGGCGTTCGGCGGCGAAGGCTACTTCGTCGAGACGCCGGAGCAACTGCGGCCGGCGCTGGAGCAGGCGTTCGCGAGCGGCAGGCCGAACGTCGTGAACATCATGATCAGCGCGCAGGCGGGTCGCAAGCCGCAGCAGTTCGGCTGGCTCACGCGGTAG
- a CDS encoding DEAD/DEAH box helicase, producing the protein MKALEAMDIVVPTTIQEASIPPLMEGKDVIGQAFTGSGKTLAFSLPLIHKISVKDRWLQALVLVPTRELAQQVHAVIDQVTRGSGIRTTVIFGGRAFGPQQDAIYRGAQICVGTPGRVLDHLQRGTMTLEGVTYLVLDEADQMLDQGFAPDVERILAMAPKERQMSLFSATTPEWVHKVSTKHLKHPVVIETATEDETEAPEIDHVVYEVWREDKFNVLKRLLDEVTEGTTLVFGRTKHGVRNLGVKLERLGYDVDVLQGNLSQSQRDRVIKRFREGKTPVLLATNVAARGLDVLHITRVINFELPETHELFTHRVGRTGRMGRSGSAITLLGPADLPKWREIERGLGRTLPRLTPEGEEIKVDPPKTQPKVGSRRNTMSGFGSRRKPAFGRR; encoded by the coding sequence ATGAAGGCTCTCGAAGCGATGGATATCGTCGTACCCACGACGATCCAGGAGGCGTCGATCCCGCCGCTCATGGAGGGGAAAGACGTCATCGGGCAGGCCTTTACGGGCTCCGGTAAGACGCTCGCGTTCAGCCTGCCGCTCATCCACAAGATCTCCGTCAAAGACCGCTGGCTCCAGGCGCTCGTGCTCGTCCCGACGCGTGAGCTTGCCCAGCAGGTTCACGCCGTCATCGACCAGGTGACGCGCGGCTCGGGCATTCGCACGACGGTCATCTTCGGTGGCCGCGCGTTCGGACCCCAGCAGGACGCCATCTATCGCGGCGCTCAGATCTGCGTCGGTACGCCGGGGCGCGTGCTCGACCACCTGCAGCGCGGCACGATGACGCTCGAGGGCGTCACGTACCTCGTGCTCGACGAAGCAGACCAGATGCTCGACCAGGGCTTCGCGCCCGATGTCGAGCGCATCCTCGCCATGGCGCCGAAGGAGCGGCAGATGTCGCTCTTTTCCGCAACGACGCCCGAGTGGGTACACAAGGTCTCGACCAAGCACCTCAAGCACCCGGTCGTCATCGAAACCGCGACCGAAGACGAGACCGAAGCGCCCGAGATCGACCACGTCGTGTACGAAGTCTGGCGCGAGGACAAGTTCAACGTCCTCAAGCGCTTGCTCGACGAAGTGACCGAAGGCACGACGCTGGTCTTCGGTCGCACCAAGCACGGCGTGCGCAACCTCGGCGTAAAGCTCGAGCGTCTCGGCTACGACGTCGACGTGCTGCAGGGCAACCTGAGCCAGAGCCAGCGCGACCGCGTGATCAAGCGCTTCCGCGAAGGCAAGACGCCGGTCCTGCTCGCGACGAACGTCGCCGCGCGCGGCCTCGACGTGCTGCACATCACGCGCGTCATCAACTTCGAACTGCCCGAGACCCACGAATTGTTCACGCACCGCGTCGGTCGCACCGGCCGCATGGGCCGCTCCGGCAGCGCGATCACGCTGCTCGGCCCCGCCGACCTGCCGAAGTGGCGCGAGATCGAACGCGGCCTCGGCCGCACGCTCCCGCGCCTGACGCCCGAGGGCGAAGAGATCAAGGTCGACCCGCCGAAGACACAGCCGAAAGTCGGCTCCCGACGCAACACCATGTCGGGCTTCGGATCGCGGCGTAAGCCCGCCTTCGGCCGCCGGTAA
- a CDS encoding ATPase domain-containing protein, whose amino-acid sequence MTVRSGLRNLDRVTTGVDSLDDILEGGIPQYSIVFVAGLPGTGKTILCEQALFANARHGTCLYMSTLSEPVMKMLRFGQRFEFFDSTALGHDVIYSDLGASIRRGGADGFLAELERLVQEHRPSFIVIDSFKVLREEFDEDRAFRKFAADLMAMLSTWEVTSFLVGEYSERDIRERPEFAIADGIIHLYGTEESLRQKRYLRIMKMRGTSVFSGEHYFDISTNGVTVYPRMNPEVVGEYAIPEGRIGSAVIGLADMMSGGVERSTVTIITGRTGSGKTIVALSMLVSAARAGLPALLLTLEESPAQISRNFRSFGWEVDSLREHGLLDVLHVSPSEVDLDAHAVLLKERAERIQAKVVVIDSITSFQAAVPDEQKYTGYLWAIADYFKRSGVAVLMTNELTSGDSFVERKVSFVADNIVSLAFSQRGAERIRTVSVLKTRGSPHENVARELLIAQDKVSVGEPVTLNGSYVG is encoded by the coding sequence ATGACGGTCCGTAGCGGGCTTCGGAACCTCGACCGCGTAACGACGGGCGTGGATTCGCTGGATGACATCCTGGAAGGGGGCATCCCCCAGTACTCGATCGTCTTCGTCGCCGGTCTACCGGGAACGGGGAAGACCATCCTTTGCGAGCAGGCGTTGTTCGCCAACGCAAGGCACGGCACGTGCCTCTACATGAGCACGTTGTCTGAGCCGGTCATGAAGATGCTGCGCTTCGGCCAGCGTTTTGAGTTCTTCGATTCGACCGCGCTTGGACACGACGTGATCTATAGCGACCTGGGCGCAAGCATCCGCAGGGGCGGCGCAGACGGATTCCTTGCGGAACTCGAGCGATTAGTCCAGGAGCATCGGCCCAGCTTCATCGTGATCGACAGCTTCAAAGTCCTCCGTGAAGAGTTCGATGAAGACCGGGCTTTCCGGAAGTTCGCCGCAGATCTGATGGCGATGCTCAGCACGTGGGAAGTGACGTCATTCCTGGTCGGTGAGTACTCCGAGCGTGACATCCGGGAGCGACCGGAATTCGCCATCGCGGATGGCATCATTCACCTGTACGGGACTGAGGAATCGCTCCGCCAGAAGCGCTATTTGCGGATCATGAAGATGCGCGGGACGTCCGTCTTCTCCGGCGAGCACTACTTCGACATCTCGACCAACGGCGTGACCGTGTATCCGCGCATGAACCCAGAGGTTGTTGGCGAGTACGCGATCCCGGAGGGACGCATTGGCTCCGCCGTGATCGGACTGGCGGACATGATGAGCGGGGGTGTAGAACGTTCGACAGTCACGATCATTACTGGCCGCACAGGTTCTGGAAAAACGATTGTCGCGCTCAGCATGCTTGTGTCCGCGGCGCGAGCCGGCCTTCCTGCGCTTCTGCTGACGCTGGAGGAAAGCCCCGCTCAAATCTCCCGCAACTTTCGCAGCTTCGGCTGGGAAGTCGACTCGCTCCGCGAACATGGCTTGCTGGACGTGCTGCACGTTTCGCCTTCCGAAGTCGATCTCGATGCGCATGCTGTGCTGCTGAAAGAGCGGGCAGAGCGTATTCAGGCCAAAGTGGTGGTGATCGACAGCATCACCTCGTTTCAGGCCGCGGTACCCGACGAGCAGAAGTACACTGGCTATCTCTGGGCGATCGCGGACTACTTCAAGCGCTCCGGTGTGGCCGTTCTGATGACGAATGAGTTGACTTCGGGAGACTCCTTTGTCGAGCGAAAGGTCTCTTTCGTGGCGGATAACATTGTGTCACTTGCATTCAGTCAACGTGGCGCTGAGCGCATCAGGACGGTGAGCGTGCTCAAGACGCGAGGAAGCCCGCATGAAAACGTGGCGCGCGAACTTCTAATTGCTCAGGACAAGGTATCCGTCGGTGAACCCGTGACGCTCAACGGGTCATATGTTGGCTAA
- a CDS encoding nucleotidyltransferase domain-containing protein codes for MNVDTSGLVPEAQRPAREAAEACLKSTGDRCIALVAVGSVVKGGFIPGWSDIDILLYLTDDAFDDGTLHLPLALTIQRSLANVEPAPFQFISCLAVRASDPRAAPPLVHGAYVSLAGIVPSSEATPEELRAQAREWFAAAGPEPGYVGIGLLEHGGGRLPLLVRRLCGEVWRALFHALALTEDPILAWTLPKPAAVEMLPGETASGRKIRAFYRSLTAYQPHDRDSLDAALRVLTDGLAFLRTLKAEAALVLAIGVPNQRLREI; via the coding sequence GTGAACGTCGACACTTCCGGACTAGTTCCAGAAGCACAACGACCAGCACGTGAGGCGGCCGAGGCGTGCCTGAAAAGCACAGGTGACCGGTGCATTGCTCTTGTCGCGGTCGGATCCGTGGTCAAAGGCGGATTCATCCCCGGATGGAGCGACATCGATATTCTGCTCTATCTCACCGACGACGCGTTCGACGACGGAACGCTGCATCTTCCTCTGGCGTTGACGATTCAGCGAAGTCTGGCAAACGTCGAGCCGGCGCCGTTTCAGTTCATCTCCTGTCTTGCCGTCCGCGCATCCGATCCGAGGGCCGCCCCGCCACTCGTACACGGTGCATACGTGTCGCTCGCCGGGATCGTGCCGTCCTCCGAAGCAACGCCCGAGGAGCTCCGCGCGCAGGCGCGAGAATGGTTTGCAGCCGCGGGACCGGAGCCGGGATACGTTGGCATCGGGTTGCTCGAACATGGCGGCGGGCGGTTGCCATTGCTGGTACGACGGTTGTGCGGTGAAGTCTGGCGTGCGCTGTTTCACGCTCTCGCATTGACGGAGGACCCAATTCTTGCATGGACGCTGCCGAAGCCTGCCGCCGTAGAAATGCTTCCAGGAGAAACAGCGTCGGGACGTAAGATTCGCGCGTTCTATCGATCCCTCACTGCGTACCAGCCGCATGACAGAGACTCGCTGGACGCCGCGCTGCGCGTGCTGACAGACGGTTTGGCATTTCTCCGAACGCTAAAAGCGGAGGCGGCGCTTGTGCTCGCGATCGGCGTCCCGAACCAACGGCTGCGCGAGATCTGA
- a CDS encoding DNA starvation/stationary phase protection protein, with protein sequence MVAQTQTRTGTDVMECLVHAQANAIASYLNYKRYHWFTFGAHFRDLYLFFDEVAGEAFAEIDPFGERIRMLHGDPLSTPREIERAATIRMAEGKVTPRQMLEEALANERNIIEGMRRGAKVAEESGDYGTNDLFSQHVQTHGKYAWFIQEFLRKDDGMGA encoded by the coding sequence ATGGTTGCTCAGACGCAGACCCGCACCGGCACGGACGTCATGGAGTGCCTCGTACACGCACAGGCGAACGCCATCGCCAGTTACCTGAACTACAAGCGCTATCACTGGTTCACGTTCGGCGCTCATTTCCGCGACCTGTATCTCTTCTTCGACGAAGTCGCCGGCGAGGCGTTCGCGGAGATCGATCCGTTCGGCGAGCGGATCCGCATGTTGCACGGCGACCCGTTGTCGACGCCGCGTGAGATCGAGCGGGCGGCGACGATCCGGATGGCCGAAGGCAAGGTGACGCCGCGGCAGATGCTGGAGGAAGCGCTGGCAAACGAGCGCAACATCATCGAAGGCATGCGGCGCGGGGCGAAGGTCGCGGAGGAGAGCGGCGACTACGGCACGAACGACCTGTTCTCGCAGCACGTGCAGACGCACGGGAAGTACGCGTGGTTCATCCAGGAGTTCCTGCGCAAGGACGACGGGATGGGGGCGTAG
- a CDS encoding crotonase/enoyl-CoA hydratase family protein — protein MSFETIEYSAEGGVARTVLDRPERMNAINTQLVADLRAAVIAANDDTAVKVLVLSGAGRAFCAGYDLDWGTKAEDANQRSMAGQWDPVRDYMGMSRNVRAYMSLWESPKPVIAQVHGWCVGGGTDLALCSDLIFMAEDAQIGYPPARIWGEPTTVMWVYRLGLEHAKRLMLTGESLTGVEAERLGLASKAVPSEQLAGDVDAMARKLATIPLNQLVMSKLLVNQAYENMGLRTSQLIGTVFDGIARHTPEGVAWRDMAMKDGFREAVRRRDAPFADYGERGSNS, from the coding sequence ATGAGCTTCGAAACCATCGAGTACAGCGCTGAAGGCGGGGTGGCCCGGACCGTCCTCGACCGGCCGGAGCGGATGAACGCGATCAACACGCAACTCGTGGCTGACCTGCGGGCGGCCGTCATCGCCGCGAACGACGATACGGCCGTGAAGGTGCTCGTGCTGAGCGGCGCCGGGCGCGCCTTCTGCGCCGGCTACGACCTGGATTGGGGCACGAAAGCAGAGGACGCCAACCAGCGTTCGATGGCCGGGCAGTGGGACCCGGTGCGGGACTACATGGGCATGTCGCGCAACGTCCGCGCTTACATGTCGCTGTGGGAGAGCCCAAAGCCCGTGATCGCGCAGGTACACGGATGGTGCGTCGGCGGCGGCACGGACCTGGCGCTGTGCAGCGACCTGATCTTCATGGCGGAGGACGCGCAGATCGGTTATCCGCCGGCACGCATCTGGGGCGAGCCGACGACCGTCATGTGGGTGTACCGCCTCGGCCTCGAGCACGCGAAGCGGCTGATGCTCACCGGTGAATCGCTCACCGGCGTGGAGGCGGAGCGTCTCGGCCTGGCGTCGAAGGCTGTGCCGTCGGAGCAGCTCGCGGGCGACGTCGACGCGATGGCGCGCAAGCTCGCGACGATCCCGCTCAATCAACTGGTGATGAGCAAGCTGCTCGTGAACCAGGCGTACGAGAACATGGGGCTGCGCACGTCGCAGCTCATCGGCACGGTGTTCGATGGCATCGCGCGGCACACGCCGGAGGGCGTCGCATGGCGCGACATGGCAATGAAGGACGGCTTCCGCGAGGCGGTGCGCCGGCGTGATGCGCCGTTCGCGGATTACGGGGAGCGCGGGAGCAACTCATGA
- a CDS encoding response regulator transcription factor, which produces MSDKAVILLVHADSRVRLLTALELGRDFNLELAQPSDARAACEHLQPSLVILDAPADGAVQLELISDIRALNVPVLVLGENDESETHARSIALGADDFVVKPFEQDELLQRVRFLLGMEPPYTEATLVRTDGVEVDLIREIVRVHGAVIRMSEPEWALLKHLAANKGMVCLYREILAKVWQNTRDMEYLRVSAESLRKKLGDDPERPTLLLDFHGVGYCLANI; this is translated from the coding sequence ATGAGCGACAAGGCAGTCATTCTTCTCGTTCACGCCGACTCACGCGTGCGTCTGCTGACAGCACTCGAACTTGGTCGTGACTTCAACCTGGAGTTGGCACAGCCCTCGGATGCGCGTGCAGCTTGCGAACATCTGCAACCATCGCTCGTGATTCTCGATGCGCCCGCCGATGGTGCTGTTCAGCTTGAACTGATTTCAGACATTCGGGCGTTGAATGTGCCAGTGCTTGTCCTCGGCGAGAATGACGAGTCGGAGACCCATGCCCGTTCGATCGCGCTTGGCGCGGACGACTTCGTTGTCAAGCCATTTGAGCAGGACGAGCTTCTGCAAAGGGTGCGCTTCCTGCTCGGCATGGAGCCGCCGTACACCGAGGCAACATTAGTACGGACGGATGGTGTCGAAGTTGACCTGATCCGTGAGATCGTTCGCGTCCACGGGGCGGTGATCAGGATGAGCGAGCCGGAGTGGGCGCTTCTGAAGCACCTCGCCGCAAACAAGGGCATGGTCTGTCTGTATCGCGAGATCCTTGCGAAGGTTTGGCAGAATACGCGAGACATGGAGTATCTGCGCGTTTCCGCCGAATCGTTGCGCAAAAAGCTCGGCGACGACCCCGAGCGGCCTACCCTTCTGCTGGACTTTCACGGTGTTGGCTATTGCTTAGCCAACATATGA
- a CDS encoding cold shock domain-containing protein encodes MAGGQIKRLVRDRGFGFIRPEGASEDIFFHGSAMQAGAVFDDLSEGQNVEFDTEPDPRDSRRSRAVNVRLAG; translated from the coding sequence ATGGCAGGCGGACAGATCAAGAGACTGGTGCGAGACCGCGGCTTCGGCTTCATCCGGCCGGAAGGAGCTTCGGAGGACATCTTCTTCCACGGCTCAGCGATGCAGGCCGGCGCCGTCTTCGATGACCTGAGCGAAGGCCAGAACGTCGAGTTCGACACCGAACCGGATCCGCGCGACAGCCGCCGCAGCCGCGCCGTTAACGTCCGCCTCGCCGGCTAA